The window GTTCGGGGTCCGCGTCGCGGACATGATGCGGCTGTTCGTCGGCGCGATCGCGGTCGCCGTGCCGTTGCTGCTGCTGATCGGCGCGGTCCGGCTGATGCGTGACCCACCGGAGGAGCCGGAACCCCGGGGCCGCGGGCTGGTCGGCTGGTCGGCGATGCTGGTCGCCACGGCGGGGCTGCTGCACATCGGCCAACGTCCCGACGACGATCTGCAACGTGACTACGCCGGCGGGCTGATCGGACTCGGCGTCGGTACGGCACTGGAGCACACGGTCAGCTACTGGGTCGGTGTGCCGCTGCTGATCCTGCTGCTGATCTTCGGTCTGCTGGTGGTCACCGCCACCCCGATCAACCGGATCCCGGAGCGGCTCGGCCTGCTCGCCGGGGTGGTGACCGGGCGGGACCCGGAGCCCGACCCGGTGCCGGCCGGTGCCGACACTGGGGACGACGAGACCGCCGGCGAGGAGCGGGCCCGCCGCCGACCGCCGCGCCGCCGGCAGGCCAGCCGGACGGCCGACGCCCTGCCGGAACCGTCGGCCGGCGCCGATGGTGCCCCGGCCGAGCCGCTCGATCTGCAGGAGACGATGGAGCTGCCGCGCCGGCCGGCGGCGAAGGTGCCGACCACCCGCAACCCGCCGGAGCCGCCGGAGCATTCCCCGACCCCGACCCGCGCCGAGCAGTTGGCGATCACCGGGTTGTCCGGGGACTACCGCCTGCCGCCGGCCAAGCTGCTGCGGACCGGGCCGCCGGCGAAGACCCGCAGCAAGGCCAACGACGAGGTGATCGCCGCGCTGCAGGGGGTGTTCGAGCAGTTCGACGTCGACGCGGCGGTCACCGGGTTCACCCGCGGCCCGACGGTGACCCGCTACGAGGTGGAGCTCGGCCACGGGGTCAAGGTCGAGCGGATCACCCAGCTCTCCCGCAACATCGCGTACGCGGTGAAGTCACCGGACGTGCGGATCCTCAGCCCGATCCCGGGCAAGAGCGCGGTCGGCGTGGAGATCCCGAACACCGACCGGGAGGACGTGTCGCTCGGCGACGTGCTGCGCTCCCGCGCCGCCGGTGCCGACCACCACCCGATGCTGGTGGCGCTCGGCAAGGACATCGAGGGCGGCTTCGTGGTGGCCAACCTCGCGAAGATGCCGCACATCCTGATCGCCGGGGCGACCGGCGCCGGCAAGTCGTCCTGCCTGAACTCGCTGCTCATCTCGATCCTCAGCCGGGCCACCCCGGACGAGGTACGGCTGCTGCTGATCGACCCCAAGCGGGTCGAGATGACCGGGTACGAAGGCATCCCGCACCTGGTCACCCCGATCGTGACCAACCCCAAGAAGGCGGCCGAGTCGCTGGAGTGGGTGGTGCGCGAGATGGACATGCGCTACGACGACCTGGCCGCGAACGGTGTCCGGCACATCGACGACTACAACCGCAAGGTACGGGCCGGGGAGATCACCGCTCCGCCCGGCAGCGAGCGGGAGATCCGGCCGTACCCGTACCTGCTGGTGATCGTGGACGAGCTGGCCGACCTGATGATGGTCGCCCCCCGGGACGTGGAGGACTCGGTCGTACGGATCACCCAGCTCGCCCGGGCCGCCGGCATCCACCTGGTGCTGGCCACCCAGCGGCCGTCGGTGGACGTGGTGACCGGCCTGATCAAGGCGAACGTGCCGTCCCGGCTGGCCTTCGCCACGTCGTCGCTGTCCGATTCGCGGGTCATCCTGGATCAGCCGGGCGCCGAGAAGCTGATCGGCCGGGGCGACGGCCTGTTCCTGCCGATGGGTGCGTCGAAACCGCTGCGCATCCAGGGCGCCTGGGTCAGTGAGAAGGAGATCGACGAGATCGTCGCCTTCTGCAAGAAACAGCGCGAGCCGGAGTTCCGCCCCGACGTGCTCACCACCGCCCAGGAGAACAAGAAGAAGATCGACGAGGACGTCGGCGACGACCTCGACCTGCTGGTCCAGGCGATCGAGCTGGTGGTGACCTCGCAGTTCGGGTCGACCTCGATGCTGCAGCGCAAACTGCGGGTCGGGTTCGCCAAGGCGGGCCGGTTGATGGATCTGATGGAGACCCGGGGCATTGTCGGGCCGTCCGAGGGTTCCAAGGCCCGCGACGTTCTGGTCAAGCCGGACGAGCTGGAGGAGGCGCTGGCGAGTCTGCGGGCCGTCGAGGCGAGCTGACCGCACTGGCCCGGTCGGGCTGACCGATCGGATCGTTCCGCGCCGCGCCGCCGGGCCGCTGCCCGCCGGTGGCCCGGTACCCTCGTCAGGTGTCTGCTTTTCCCCCGCCTTCTGCCCCACCGCCCGGCCGGCGCGTCGCCCTGCTCACCCTGGGGTGCGCCCGCAACGAGGTCGACTCGGAGGAGTTGGCCGCTCGGCTGGACGCCGACGGCTGGCAGGTGACCACCGACGCCGACGGCGCCGACGTGGTGCTCGTCAACACCTGCGGCTTCGTCGAGAAGGCCAAGCAGGACTCGGTGCAGACGCTGCTCGACGCCGCCGACGGCGGGGCCAAGGTGGTGGCCGCCGGCTGCATGGCCGAACGGTACGGCCGGGAGCTCGCCGAGCACCTGCCGGAGGCGCAGGCCGTCCTCGGGTTCGACGACTATCCGGACATCTCCGGCCGGCTGCGGGCGGTGCTGGCCGGCGAGCAGTTGCCCGCGCACGCGCCGCGGGACCGCCGCACGATGCTGCCGCTGACCCCGGTGTCCCGGCAGCGCTCCGGTGTCGTCGTGCCCGGTCACGCGACGGTCGACGAGCACACCCCCGCGCACCTTCGCCCGGTCCTGCGGCGTCGGCTGGCCAGCGGCCCGGTGGCGTCGCTGAAACTGGCCAGCGGCTGTGACCGTCGGTGCGCATTCTGCGCCATTCCGGCGTTCCGGGGGGCGTTCGTCTCCCGCGGTCCCGAGGAACTGCTGGCCGAGGCCGAGTGGCTGGCCGGCACCGGCGTTCGGGAACTGGTACTGGTGAGCGAGAACTCGACCTCGTACGGCAAGGATCTGGGCGATCCGCGACTGCTGGAGAAGCTGCTGCCCCAGTTGGCCGCCGTCGACGGCATCGTCCGGGTCCGGGTCAGCTACCTGCAGCCGGCGGAGACCCGTCCGGGCCTGATCGAGACGATCGCCACCACGGCCGGCGTGGCACCGTACTTCGACCTGTCCTTCCAACACGCCAGCGAGCCGGTACTGCGCCGGATGCGGCGCTTCGGCTCCACCGGGCGGTTCCTCGACCTGCTGGCCTCGGCCCGGTCACTGGCGCCGCAGGCCGGCGCGCGGAGCAACTTCATCGTCGGGTTCCCCGGCGAGACCCGGTCGGACGTCGACGAACTGGTCCGTTTCCTGTCCGCGGCCCGGTTGGACGCGATCGGGGTGTTCGACTACAGCGACGAGGACGGTACCGAGGCCGCCGGACTGCCCGAAAAGGTGCGGGCCGCCACGGTGAAGCGGCGCTACGACCGGATCTGCGCGTTGGCCGACGAGTTGTGCGCGCAGCGGGCCGAGGAACGCGTCGGCACGACGGTGGAGGTGCTGGTCGACAGCGTCGACGACGGGCTGGTGGAGGGCCGGGCCGCGCACCAGGCACCTGAGGTGGACGGTTCGACGACCCTGGTGGCTGGCGCTGCCGCCGCCACCGGTGCCGGAGCCGGAGCCGGTGTCGAGCTCGCCATGCTGCGCCCCGGCGACCTGGTCCGGGCGACGGTGACCGGGACCGAAGGGGTCGACCTGGTGGCGGTGCCGAGTGACGTGCTCTCGTCCGGTACGGCCGACCGGCCGCTGTCCGCCGCGGTCGGGTGAGCAGATGACCGAGCCGGGCGCCTCCGCCGGTCCGCGTACCGCCGTCGCCGCGGTGCCGGTGGTCAACGCGGCCAACGCGCTCACCGGGCTACGCATGGTGCTGGTGCCGGTCTTCGTGGTGTTCGTGGTTCTCTCCGGGATGACCCATCCGGGCTGGCGGGTCGCCGCCTGCCTGACGTTCGTCGTCGCGTCGGCGACCGACCTGATCGACGGCTGGATCGCCCGCCGGTACGCCTTGGTGACGTCGTTCGGCAAGGTCGCGGACCCGATCGCCGACAAGGCGCTGACCGGCACCGCGCTGGTCCTGCTGTCCTGGTACGACCTGGTGCCCTGGTGGGTGACCGGGCTGATCCTGGTGCGTGAGTGGGGGGTCACGCTGATCCGGTTCTGGGTGCTGCGTCACGGGGTGATCGCGGCGAGCCGGGGCGGCAAGGCGAAGACGGCGCTGCAGATCACGGCGATCGTCTGGTACCTGCTGCCGCTGCCGTCGGTGCTCGCCGCGGTCGCTCCGTGGATCATGGCGGCCGCGCTGCTGGTCACCGTGGCGACCGGGCTGGACTACCTGGTCCGTGCGCTGCGGCTGCGCCGTACCGGGCCGGATCGGTGACGCCGGCCGGGTCGGACCGAACTTCTCCGGCCGGCCTGCCAGCGGGCGGGCGGCTGCCGCCGCCGGACGGCGGCGATCTCGGCATGGGGCGGTCGGCCAGCGGCAGCCCGGCGGCGGCGGTCGTGCACGCCCTGGCTGAGCGGGGTGAGACGCTGGCGGTCGTCGAGTCGCTCACTGGTGGGCTGCTGGCGTCCGCCCTGGTCGAAGTCGCCGGGGCGAGCCTGGTCTTCCGCGGTGGGCTGGTCGTGTACGCCACCGACCTGAAGCGCACGCTGGCCGGGGTGCCGGAGCGGTTGCTCGCCGACCGCGGACCGGTCGACCCGGATGTCGCGGTCGCCATGGCCCGGGGTGCCCGGGTCCGGTGCGCCGCCGACTGGACGCTGGCCACCACCGGGGTGGCCGGCCCACAGCCGCAGGGCGGCAAGCCGGTCGGCCGGGTCTACGTCGCCCTGGCCGGTCCGGCTGGCGTACATCAGGTCC is drawn from Micromonospora sp. Llam0 and contains these coding sequences:
- the pgsA gene encoding CDP-diacylglycerol--glycerol-3-phosphate 3-phosphatidyltransferase, producing MTEPGASAGPRTAVAAVPVVNAANALTGLRMVLVPVFVVFVVLSGMTHPGWRVAACLTFVVASATDLIDGWIARRYALVTSFGKVADPIADKALTGTALVLLSWYDLVPWWVTGLILVREWGVTLIRFWVLRHGVIAASRGGKAKTALQITAIVWYLLPLPSVLAAVAPWIMAAALLVTVATGLDYLVRALRLRRTGPDR
- a CDS encoding DNA translocase FtsK; this translates as MAGRTSQASRRRGGSTSRAAAAGRARTPARKRPTARRRPARNSPAVLVGRAVGATWMGLAHGVGWAVRTAGRRAATARELSPEHRRDGAGLFVLGLAILTSMAIWFGAAGPFGVRVADMMRLFVGAIAVAVPLLLLIGAVRLMRDPPEEPEPRGRGLVGWSAMLVATAGLLHIGQRPDDDLQRDYAGGLIGLGVGTALEHTVSYWVGVPLLILLLIFGLLVVTATPINRIPERLGLLAGVVTGRDPEPDPVPAGADTGDDETAGEERARRRPPRRRQASRTADALPEPSAGADGAPAEPLDLQETMELPRRPAAKVPTTRNPPEPPEHSPTPTRAEQLAITGLSGDYRLPPAKLLRTGPPAKTRSKANDEVIAALQGVFEQFDVDAAVTGFTRGPTVTRYEVELGHGVKVERITQLSRNIAYAVKSPDVRILSPIPGKSAVGVEIPNTDREDVSLGDVLRSRAAGADHHPMLVALGKDIEGGFVVANLAKMPHILIAGATGAGKSSCLNSLLISILSRATPDEVRLLLIDPKRVEMTGYEGIPHLVTPIVTNPKKAAESLEWVVREMDMRYDDLAANGVRHIDDYNRKVRAGEITAPPGSEREIRPYPYLLVIVDELADLMMVAPRDVEDSVVRITQLARAAGIHLVLATQRPSVDVVTGLIKANVPSRLAFATSSLSDSRVILDQPGAEKLIGRGDGLFLPMGASKPLRIQGAWVSEKEIDEIVAFCKKQREPEFRPDVLTTAQENKKKIDEDVGDDLDLLVQAIELVVTSQFGSTSMLQRKLRVGFAKAGRLMDLMETRGIVGPSEGSKARDVLVKPDELEEALASLRAVEAS
- a CDS encoding CinA family protein, with the protein product MGRSASGSPAAAVVHALAERGETLAVVESLTGGLLASALVEVAGASLVFRGGLVVYATDLKRTLAGVPERLLADRGPVDPDVAVAMARGARVRCAADWTLATTGVAGPQPQGGKPVGRVYVALAGPAGVHQVRRLDLGGGRDAVRRSSVTAALRLLTTQLHATRP
- the rimO gene encoding 30S ribosomal protein S12 methylthiotransferase RimO, which produces MSAFPPPSAPPPGRRVALLTLGCARNEVDSEELAARLDADGWQVTTDADGADVVLVNTCGFVEKAKQDSVQTLLDAADGGAKVVAAGCMAERYGRELAEHLPEAQAVLGFDDYPDISGRLRAVLAGEQLPAHAPRDRRTMLPLTPVSRQRSGVVVPGHATVDEHTPAHLRPVLRRRLASGPVASLKLASGCDRRCAFCAIPAFRGAFVSRGPEELLAEAEWLAGTGVRELVLVSENSTSYGKDLGDPRLLEKLLPQLAAVDGIVRVRVSYLQPAETRPGLIETIATTAGVAPYFDLSFQHASEPVLRRMRRFGSTGRFLDLLASARSLAPQAGARSNFIVGFPGETRSDVDELVRFLSAARLDAIGVFDYSDEDGTEAAGLPEKVRAATVKRRYDRICALADELCAQRAEERVGTTVEVLVDSVDDGLVEGRAAHQAPEVDGSTTLVAGAAAATGAGAGAGVELAMLRPGDLVRATVTGTEGVDLVAVPSDVLSSGTADRPLSAAVG